In Uranotaenia lowii strain MFRU-FL chromosome 2, ASM2978415v1, whole genome shotgun sequence, one genomic interval encodes:
- the LOC129743855 gene encoding putative polypeptide N-acetylgalactosaminyltransferase 9 translates to MFAPGRRKCLFGGLLILVTVLGIVTIFDFDSREPYTFSGVIRSNILSRRTTTLDYPIYGQEHPTTESFSYRSETLDPRLPTPPGDLGAAVTLGVTDAQVAALVKAGYDAQGLNQFLSDMMSVNRRLPETRDKWCKEPGRFLPHLPETSIVIVFYNEAWSVLVRTIHSILNRTPPYLIKEIVLVDDYSFMPNLKTQLDEYLRPHPKVRILRATERQGLIRARLLGAKNTTAQLITFLDAHVEVTVGWLEALVDQVARNWRTIAIPTIDWIDEHDMHLRSENAPSYFGAYDWDLNFGWWGRWSRKNQPANKLEPFDTPAMAGGLFTINRTFFEVLGWYDEGFEIYGIENIELSMKSWICGGKMVTVPCSRVAHIQKTGHPYLSHTTKDVVRGNSLRLAEVWMDEYKQVIFDIYGLPRYPVEELGDVSRRKEIRRKADCKTFRSYIETAFPEMKNPLVLGAFRGEMKNKALGNNTCLEYLTETNSLAMKPCDHKEEGQFWAHNYYQELNNRKHCIDYTGIGDLPDVFGCHRTKGNQAWRFLPKNNQIYSIKHEKCLAVDMNAYQARLEKTLVMEKCVAGKESQQWMVEFVKLDVSIFSPN, encoded by the exons ATGTTTGCCCCAGGTCGACGGAAATGTTTATTTGGTGGATTACTGATTTTGGTGACTGTCCTCGGAATCGTGACGATTTTCGATTTTGACAGCAGGGAGCCTTACACTTTTTCGGGGGTGATTCGTTCAAATATTCTATCTCGAAGGACGACTACGCTTGACTATCCCATCTATGGCCAAGAGCATCCAACAACGGAGAGTTTTTCCTATCGGTCTGAAACCCTTGATCCAAGGCTGCCAACTCCGCCGGGTGATTTGGGGGCAGCTGTTACTTTAGGGGTTACCGATGCTCAAGTGGCCGCCCTCGTGAAAGCAGGATACGATGCCCAGGGACTTAATCAATTCTTGTCAGACATGATGTCCGTTAACAGGAGGCTACCAGAGACACGAGACAAATGGTGTAAAGAGCCGGGGAGATTTCTTCCCCACCTTCCGGAAACTTCCATCGTAATAGTGTTCTACAACGAGGCCTGGTCGGTTTTGGTGCGGACAATCCACTCGATTCTGAACCGCACCCCTCCCTATCTCATCAAAGAAATCGTGTTGGTGGATGATTACTCGTTTATGC CgaatttgaaaactcaactGGATGAATACCTGCGGCCACATCCGAAGGTGCGGATTCTGAGGGCTACCGAGAGGCAGGGACTGATCAGGGCGAGGTTGCTTGGGGCCAAGAATACCACTGCGCAGCTAATCACTTTTCTGGATGCACACGTGGAAGTCACCGTGG GTTGGTTAGAGGCCCTCGTCGATCAGGTTGCGCGCAACTGGAGAACGATCGCCATTCCCACGATCGATTGGATCGATGAGCACGATATGCATCTTCGTTCGGAAAACGCACCCAGCTATTTCGGTGCCTACGATTGGGATCTGAACTTTGGCTGGTGGGGTCGCTGGTCCCGGAAAAACCAACCTGCCAACAAGCTGGAACCGTTTGATACTCCTGCTATGGCCGGAGGATTGTTCACCATCAACAGGACGTTCTTCGAGGTGCTCGGGTGGTACGATGAGGGTTTCGAGATTTACGGGATAGAGAATATTGAACTGTCGATGAAGAGTTGGATTTGTGGAGGGAAAATGGTGACGGTTCCTTGTTCGAGGGTAGCTCACATCCAGAAAACTGGTCACCCTTATTTGAGTCACACCACGAAGGATGTCGTTCGGGGCAACTCGCTGAGATTGGCTGAAGTTTGGATGGATGAGTACAAGCAGGTGATCTTCGATATCTATGGACTGCCGAGATATCCGGTTGAGGAATTGGGAGATGTTTCTCGTCGCAAGGAAATCAGGAGAAAGGCCGACTGTAAGACGTTTCGATCTTACATAGAAACTGCCTTCCCGGAGATGAAAAATCCTCTGGTTTTAGGAGCATTCCGCGGAGAG atgaaaAACAAAGCTCTCGGAAACAACACCTGCCTGGAATATCTAACTGAGACGAACAGTCTCGCAATGAAGCCCTGCGATCACAAAGAGGAGGGACAGTTTTGGGCCCATAACTACTACCAGGAGCTGAACAACCGGAAGCATTGTATCGATTACACTGGAATTGGTGACCTGCCGGATGTGTTCGGTTGCCATCGGACGAAGGGCAATCAGGCGTGGAGGTTTCTTCCGAAGAATAATCAAATTTACAGTATTAAACACGAGAAATGTTTGGCGGTGGATATGAATGCCTACCAGGCCAGATTGGAGAAAACGCTAGTTATGGAAAAGTGTGTAGCCGGTAAGGAATCTCAGCAATGGATGGTTGAGTTTGTGAAACTCGATGTTTCCATATTTAGTCCCAACTGA